One part of the Aestuariirhabdus litorea genome encodes these proteins:
- a CDS encoding pilus assembly PilX family protein gives MKKQRGSVLAISLILLLILTMVGIRGMQSTALEERMSGNYQDNNLAFQAAEAALTEAEDWVLSTDFDREVHLRAGCTGNALCFDSGCDGGLCLTGAISSGCSLRTTENHPWVVDPATGNELTDAAAHDGSGNYVNVWEDANLHRTVGTTLSGVSSPAKYIVEFRCFTQKDPEAPAPQPYPNDAAQWSELYRITALGTGGRDTNRAMLQSTVRKD, from the coding sequence GTGAAAAAGCAACGTGGCAGTGTATTGGCCATCAGCCTGATCCTTCTCCTGATCCTGACCATGGTGGGGATCCGCGGCATGCAGTCGACGGCGCTGGAGGAGCGTATGTCCGGAAACTACCAGGACAACAACCTGGCTTTCCAGGCCGCGGAGGCGGCCCTGACCGAAGCCGAGGACTGGGTACTGAGCACCGACTTCGACCGCGAGGTGCACCTGCGTGCCGGATGTACCGGCAATGCACTCTGTTTTGATAGCGGCTGCGATGGAGGACTGTGCCTGACGGGGGCGATCAGCAGTGGTTGCTCGCTGCGTACCACCGAAAACCACCCCTGGGTAGTCGATCCGGCCACCGGAAATGAACTGACCGACGCCGCTGCCCACGATGGTTCAGGCAACTACGTCAATGTCTGGGAGGATGCTAACCTCCACCGCACCGTGGGCACCACCCTCTCCGGGGTGAGCTCGCCGGCCAAGTACATTGTTGAGTTCCGCTGTTTTACCCAAAAGGACCCGGAAGCTCCGGCACCGCAGCCCTATCCGAACGATGCCGCGCAGTGGTCCGAACTGTATCGAATTACGGCGCTGGGTACCGGTGGTCGGGACACGAATCGAGCCATGCTGCAAAGCACGGTTCGTAAGGATTAG
- a CDS encoding PilW family protein, whose translation MMNGSKGIRGFSLVELLVAMAIGLILMAGVVQIFIANKGTYLMQREQEGIQESARFALHEMTEDLRMVGYGGCGSATKIANSVDDPSGEGAMFQQGIVGFHLDKAGDGYPARGVDVIPVSDYPAILNDAWPGTDAFQAHNVGGGEGLTVTAHNPNAATIHFDQTHSYKPGTIMIMASEDCSQIGVFAMSGPTNNSNNATTIVHNTGTNPVENCTKFLGGEFTCVSGSAEAKQYGPGSSVLAVESSTYFIRNSGADASTPALYRLRVNETSAEELVPGVEGLRVLYGLDTDLDAVANQYLLATEVDESDWPMVVAVRLILDVRSIERFEGDYLRQRFTTTVQIRNRG comes from the coding sequence CAGATCTTTATCGCCAACAAAGGCACCTACCTGATGCAGCGAGAGCAGGAGGGCATTCAGGAGAGCGCCCGCTTCGCCCTGCATGAGATGACCGAAGACCTGCGCATGGTGGGCTACGGTGGCTGTGGCAGTGCCACCAAAATAGCCAACAGTGTGGATGACCCCTCCGGAGAGGGGGCGATGTTCCAGCAGGGAATTGTCGGCTTTCACCTTGATAAAGCAGGGGATGGTTACCCGGCCCGTGGGGTGGATGTCATCCCGGTCAGTGACTACCCCGCCATACTCAACGATGCCTGGCCCGGCACCGATGCCTTCCAGGCCCACAATGTCGGCGGTGGTGAGGGGTTGACCGTGACCGCCCACAATCCCAATGCGGCCACCATCCATTTCGACCAGACCCACTCCTATAAGCCGGGCACCATCATGATCATGGCCAGCGAGGATTGCTCGCAGATCGGTGTGTTTGCCATGTCCGGCCCCACCAATAACAGCAATAACGCAACCACCATTGTGCACAATACCGGTACCAACCCCGTGGAAAACTGTACCAAGTTCCTCGGCGGTGAGTTTACCTGTGTCTCCGGATCGGCTGAGGCCAAGCAATATGGGCCGGGCTCCAGCGTGTTGGCAGTTGAGTCATCCACCTATTTTATTCGCAACTCAGGGGCCGATGCTTCAACACCCGCCCTCTACCGGTTGCGGGTAAATGAGACCAGCGCCGAGGAGCTGGTGCCGGGTGTAGAGGGACTGAGGGTTTTGTATGGCCTAGATACCGACCTGGACGCAGTAGCTAACCAGTATCTATTGGCCACCGAAGTGGATGAGTCGGACTGGCCCATGGTGGTGGCCGTGCGCCTGATTCTCGATGTTCGCAGTATCGAGCGCTTCGAGGGGGACTACCTCCGCCAGCGCTTTACGACCACCGTACAGATTCGTAACCGGGGATAA